The Collinsella aerofaciens genomic interval AGTACTATCTGCCCGACATGCTCGAGATCCTCAAGGGCCACGGCCAGGCAGTCTCCATCTTCCACTGCGATGACTACCGCGACGGCCTGGGCGTCAACAGCCGCATCCAGCTCGCGCAGCTCACCGCCATCGCGCGCGACCGCATCAACGAGCACTGGATGGCCGAGGGCGTTACCTTCATCGACCCCACGCAGGCCTGGATCGGCCCCGACGCCACCATCGGCCGCGACACCGTCGTGTGGCCGCAGACGCACCTGATCGGCCACGTCACCGTGGGCGAGGAGTGCCAGCTCGGCCCCAACAGCCGTCTCACCGACACCACCGTCGGCAGCGGCTGCATCATCGATGAGACCATCGCCATCGAGGCCGTCATCGAGAACGGCGTCGACTGCGGCCCGCGCGCCTACCTGCGCCCGGGTACCCACATGCTCGACGGCTCCAAGGCCGGCACGCACGTGGAGATCAAGAAGTCCACGATCGGCGAGGGCTCCAAGGTGCCGCACCTGTCCTACATCGGCGACACGACCATGGGCTCCGGCGTCAACGTGGGCGCCGGCTCCATCACCTGCAACTACGACGGCGTACACAAGCACAAAACCGTCATCGGCAAGGATGCCTTCATCGGTTCCGATACCATGATGGTCGCGCCCGCCCAGATTGGCGACGGCGCGCTCGTGGCCGCCGGCTCCGTCATCACTGAGCCGGTCCCGGCAGACGCACTCGGTCTGGGCCGCGCCCGTCAGGTAAATATTGAGGGCTGGGCCGCCGATTATCGCCGCCGCCTGCACGAGGACGACGAGGTATAACGTTTTACCAAGCATCTAAGGAGCCGCTTCCGTGGGGACGGCTCCTTTTTCTATGCTGACCTGCGCGGCCGGATGAGTGGTCGGTTCGTGTCCGTTGACGGTAAAGACGTTATCAAGACTCGATAAACCCCGCCGCGCGGTTACAATGCAACAAGGCATCTATATGGCATTCGATATAAAGGAGAAGGGTAATGCCGATTAATGATCCCGAGAAGTCGGAGAATATGCGCAAGTCCATCCGCGTGTATTCCGGTTCCTCCAACCGTCCCCTCGCTCAGAAGATCGCTGAGTTCCTTGGGGTCGAGCTTTCGGGCCTTACGCTAAAGCAGTTCGCCAACGGTGAGATTTACGCCCGCTACGACGAGACCGTCCGCGGCGCCGACGTCTTCCTGATTCAGTCCGTGGCCGGCGGCAACGTCAACGACATGCTCATGGAGCTGCTCATCGCCACCGACGCTGCCAAGCGCGCATCCGCCCGCTCCATCACCGCCGTTATCACCCACTACGGCTATGCCCGCCAGGACCGCAAGGCCGGCCCGCGCGAGCCCATCACCGCCCGCCTCGTCGCCAACCTGCTCGAGCGCGCCGGCGTCAACCGCATCATCACCCTCGACCTGCACCAGGGCCAGATTCAGGGCTTCTTCGATATCCCGGTTAACCACCTGTCCGCGCTGCCGCTGTTTGGCCAGTACTACAACGACATGCACTTCGACACCGACAACCTGGTTGTCGTCTCCCCCGATGTGGGCCGCGCCAAGGCCGCCAAGAAGCTGTCCGACATGCTCGGCTGCGACCTGGCCATCGCCCACAAGGGCCGTCCGCGCCACAACGCCGCCGAGGTCATGGGCATCATCGGTGACATCAAGGGCAAGACCTGCATCATCAACGACGACATGATCGACACCGCTGGCACCCTGTGCGCCAACGTCAAGGAGCTCAAGGCTATGGGCGCTGGCGATATCTACGTCTGCGCCACCCACGGCATCTTCTCCGGTCCGGCCATCGAGCGTCTGAACGACGCCCCCATCGTCGAGTGCCTCGTCACCGACGCCATTCCCGTCGAGGTCGGTGGCAAGATCAAGACCATCTCGGTCGCCGAGGAGTTCGCTCAGGCCATCTCCGCCGTTTACCACGAGGAGCCCGTCTCCACGCTCGTCGGCGGCGACTTCGCGCTGTAGTCGCTCGACCCTCGCATCCCTCCGGAAGCCCCGGACACGCCTGCGGGGTTATCACGCGAACGTCCTCGCCGCTTTGCGGCTGCGGGATGTTCGCTTTGATAACCCCTCCCGGCGTGTCCGGGGCTTCCTGCTGTCTCGGGGCAGCTGTTTTCTGAAATGACTTTGCTGCAACCTTTCCTCGCCTTCGGCGGGCGTGGTAGCCTTTGTCGTTGATTGAACTTTTGTGTAACGAAAGGATGAACATGGCAGCTGCACAGCCGCTTAAGATTCGCATGGTTGCCGGACTTGGCAACCCTGGCGATGAGTATGCCGAGACCCGCCACAACGCCGGTTTTAAGGCGATCGACGAGCTGGCCCGTCAGGCCGGCGTCACGTACTGGAAAAACCAAGCAGGCGCCGAGGTCGCGCTCATCAATATCAACGATGCCGAGGAAGAGGGCGGCAAGCGCCAGATCGTGCTGGTCAAGCCGCAGTCGTACATGAATACCTCGGGTGGCCCCATCTCCAAGCTTTGCCGCGAATACAAAATCAAGGCCGAGGAGCTACTCGTAATCCACGACGAGCTCGATATTCCCGCCGGCGACGTGCGTGTTAAGGTGGGCGGCGGCCATGCTGGCCATAACGGCCTGCGCTCCATCATCGACAAGATGGGCAGCCGCGACTTTAGCCGTATCCGCACCGGCATCGGCAACCCTCCCGGCAAGATGGCCGTGGCAGACTACGTGCTCAAGCAGCTGCGCGCCCGCGAAGCCGAGGATTTCCAGGACACCTGCGCCCGCGCCGCAGATGCCGCCGGTCTGGCCATCGTCCACGGCGTAATCTACGCCCGCGATCACGTAAACGGCGCCGCTTCCGCCAACGGGAAGCACTAAAACCTACCATTTAGGGACAGGTTTATTTTGGCAGCTTTTATCTGCGGAAACGCCGCAGTCGATACATCGCAATAAACATGCTGCCACCATACATGCATAACGCCCCAAAGGGGGCCGGCCTCAACGAAGCGCGAGGCCGGCCCCCTTTGCCGTTTTGCCTGATAAAACCGACCAAAATAAACCTGTCCCTTTTTGGCAGGTCACTTTTCCCGCCTGCCAAAGATACACGTAAGCGACATTGCCATGAGGGTATAATTTGCACCGTATGTCTGCACAACGCCTGTGCGCGTACGGTTTTACTCGGGCTACCGTCCATTTCCGTGGAGGCACGGTTCGGCAGCCCTAACAAGAGAGGGGTTCTATGTATAAGATCCTGGAGAAGACGCAGTTCTCGGAGAAGGTGTTCAAGTTCCGCATCGAGGCGCCCGCAATCGCCAAGCATGCGCACGCTGGACAGTTCCTCATGGTTCGCGCCAACGAGACGGGCGAGCGTGTCCCGTTTACCTTAGCTGGCTGGAACGGTGACGAGGGCTGGGTCGAGTTCATCTTCATGGTGATCGGCAAGACCACCGAGATGCTTTCCACCTACGAGGCCGGCGAGTCGCTGCGCGACGTCGTGGGCCCGCTGGGCGTTCCCACCGAGATGGCCGAGGGCCCCTGCGCCGTCATTGGCGGCGGCGTCGGCCTGGCAATTGCCTTCCCGGTCGCCAAGCACCTGGTCGAGACCGGCCACGAGGTGCACGCCATCATGGGCGCCCGCACCAAGGACCTCCTGCTCATGGAGGACCAGTTCCGCGAGCTCCTCGACGAGGACCACATCCACATCACCACTGACGACGGTTCCTACGGCGAGCAGGGCGTTGTCACCGCTCCGCTGGAGCGCCTGCTGCAGGACAAGGCCGTGAGCCAGGTCTTCTGCGTCGGCCCCGTTCCGATGATGAAGTTCTCGACCCTCACCGCCCAGAAGTACGACACCCCCATCACCGCGTCGCTCAACCCCATCATGGTTGACGGCACCGGCATGTGCGGCTGCTGCCGCGTCGAGGTGGGCGGCGTGACCAAGTTCGCTTGCGTCGACGGCCCCGACTTCGATGCCACCCTGGTCGACTGGGATGACCTTCGTGCCCGCCAGGCCGCTTACCGTTCCGAAGAGGGCGAGTCCCTCAAGGCCTATGAGGAAAAGAGCTGCGCATGCCACTAGTTAACGGTCGTTTCGTTGCCGATATGAAGTCGCCCCGCACCCCCGATAACGAGGAGCCGGCTGCCGAGCGCGCCTGCGACTTCCGCCCCGTCGACAAGGGCTTCACCGAGGAGATGGCGCTGGCCGAGGCCGAGCGCTGCCTCAACTGCAAGAAGCCGTTCTGTGTTGAGGGCTGCCCCGTCAACATCAACATTCCCCGCTTTATCGAGCAGATCCGCGCGAAGGACTTCGGCGGCGCTCTCGATACCATCCGCGAGGACTCCATGCTTCCCGCCATCTGCGGCCGCGTCTGCCCGCAGGAGAACCAGTGCGAGGGCAAGTGCATCCGTGGTAAGAAGTCCGAGCCCGTGGCCATCGGCCAGCTCGAGCGCTTCCTGGGTGATCGCCCCGAGCTCGCTTCCACGCCCAAGATGGCTCCCAAGAACGGCAAGAAGGTCGCCGTCGTCGGCTCCGGCCCGTCCGGCATCACCTGCGCCGGCGAGCTCGCCCGCAACGGCTTTGACGTTACCGTCTTTGAGGCCTTCTTTACCGGCGGCGGCGTGCTGGTCTACGGCATCCCCGAGTTCCGTCTGCCCAAGGCAGTCGTCAAGCGCGAGATTGACGGCCTGGAGGACATGGGTGTCAAGTTTGAGTACAACTCCGTCGTGGGCAACATGGCCACGGCCGAGGAGCTGTTCGAGCAGGGCTTCGACGCCATCTACGTGGCGACCGGCGCTGGCCTGCCCAAGTTCCTCAACGTCCCCGGCGAGAACCTGCCCAACGTCTTCTTCGCGAACGAGTACCTCACCCGCGTGAACCTGATGAAGGCCAACAAGTTCCCCGAGTACGACACCCCCACCAAGCACGGCAAGAACGTCGTTGTCTTTGGTGGCGGCAACGTGGCTATGGACGCCGTCCGTACCGCCAAGCGTCTGGGCGCCGAGCACGCCATCATCGCCTACCGTCGTACCGAGGACGAGATGCCCTGCCGTCGTGCCGAGCTGCACCACGCCAAGGCCGAGGGCGTCGAGGTTCTGCCGCTCGTTTCCCCGCTCGAGTTTGTCGCTGGCGAGGACGGCTCCGTGTGCGCCGTCAAGGTCCAGAAGATGGAGCTCGGCGAGCCTGACGAGTCCGGCCGTCGTCGCCCGGTGCCCATCGAGGGCGCCATCGAGGAGATCCCCTGCGACGTCGCGATCTCGGCTATCGGCACAAACGCCAACCCCTTCGCAAAGAAGATCGGCGGCAAGATGGAGCTCAACAAGTGGGGCTACATCGTCGCCGACGAGGAGACCGGCCAGACCACCGATCCCCGCATCTGGGCCGGCGGCGACATCGTCACCGGTGCCGCTACGGTCATTCTGGCGATGGGCGCCGGCAAGAAGGCCGCCGCTTCGATCACCAAGAGCTTGCTGGGCGAGTAATCACCTACAGCGCTAGCCATCAAACGGCAAAGTCCCCGTCGAGCACACGCCCGGCGGGGACTTTTTCTATGCCGGCCGCCCAAACCACCACAAAGGGGACAGGCACCTTTGTGATGGTTTTGGTCGGTTAGTCTTCGAGCTGCGCTACTTTGTAGCGGTAGGCTGCGGCAATAACGTCTTTGCAACCCTCGCGGCCCAGCTTGGCGCGGTTGACGACGATGTCTTTACCGCTCGTCATCTTCCACTTTCCGGCACTGTAGCGCTTATAGAACGCCTCGCGCGCCTTCTGCTGCTGCTTGACCAGCTTGGCGCCCTTCTTTTTGTTGAGACCGCGCTTCTTGCGCACGATCTCGACGCGGTCCTCAAAGGGCGCAGTCACCAGCACGGCGATGTGGTTGGGGTTGTTGCGCAGCAGATAATCGGACAGACGGCCTTCGATAATGCAGCTCTCGGTCTCACCCAGATCCAAAATCACCTGGCTCATCTTTTGGAACAACTTGTCCGAGTACGAACGCGCATCGTAGCGGTCGGGCAGAAACGCCATGTTCTCCACGGCCAGGCGCTCGTCGTAGGCGGCCATCTTGTCGAGCGACTCGCCCGCGCGCAGCGAAGCACGCACCAGCAGCTCGTTATCGTACAGCGGAATCCCCAGCTCATCGGCGAGGATACGACCAATCTCGTGGCCCTCGGCGCCAAAGTCGCGCGCGATGGTAATGACCACAGGATTCTTCTTATTCTCCAGATCGCTCATCGCGATTCCTTTCTCTATGTGACAAAGGGACAGTCCCTTTGTCACATTCTACGCTGCCACAATACGACGTTGATACGCTCGGACCAGCAGCGAGATACCAAAGTTGAGCACAAAGTACATCGCAAACACCAGGCCGTAGAGCATAAGCACCTGCGACAGATCGATCGCGTGGGCCATCACGACGTTGGCCGTGTACATGAGCTCGGCCACGTTAATGCCCGAAAGATACGAGCTGTCCTTGATGACGGTCGTGCACTGGCTAAACAGCGCCGGAATGATCGTCTTAAACGTCTGGGGCAGAATGATGTAGCGCATGGTGGCAAAGAAGCCAAAACCCTGGCTCTGCGCTGCCTCAAACTGGCCGCGCGGAATCGAGTTGAGGCCTCCGCGCACAATCTCGGCCATAACAGCGCTGGTAAACAGCGTAAAGGCGATGGTCGAAATCACAATGTCCAAACCCTGCACCGTAAAGTAGATAAACAGGATCCACAGCAGGTTTGGCGTGCAACGGAACAGCTCGATATAGGCGCTCACCAAAATACGGAATGGACGGGGCGCATAACTTTTAACGAGCGCCAGCACCGTGCCAAAGATGAGCGAGAAAAAGATCGACAGCGCCGAGATCTCGATCGTCTTAACAAAGCCGCCCCAAATGTAGAGCAGGTTGGTCGCGTTGAAGATTTCCATGCGCTAGGCCTCCTCTACGTTGTCGAGCCCCAGCTCGGCCAGGCTCACACCGCGCGGACGCTCCTTGGAGCGGCGCTCGAGCCACTGCACCAGTATGGCGAGCGGAAAGCAGATGATGAAGTACATAAGGCAGCAGACGATGTATCCCTGCAGGTAACCGTACAGACTCACAAAGTTGTCGGAACGGTACATAAGGTCGCCGCCGGCCACAAGCGCCAGCACCGACGTATTCTTGACCAGGTTGAGCGCCTGGTTGCACAGCGGCGGCAGAATGATCTTGAATGTCTGGGGCAGTACGATGTACCAGTACGCCTGCGCACGGGTGAAGCCCTGGCTCTGGGCCGCCTCCATCTGACCGCGCGGAACCGCCTCGATACCAGTGCGGATGACCTCCGAAATGTAGGCCGCGTGATACAGACCCACGCCCAAGAAGCCCAGCACGAACGGCGCGATGCGCACCGGCTGGTCGGCACCGGTTATGGCCTGCAAAAACTGCGGACCGGCCATGTACATAAAGAGCACCTGCACGGGCAACGGGGTGTTCTGGTAAAACTCCACGTACACGCGGCTTATGGCGCGCAGCACGCGCGAGCGAGTGGTAGAGAACACGCCCAGCAGCGTGCCCAGCACCAGCGACAACAGCAGGCCGGCAACGACCACTTGCAGCGTCACGCCAAAGCCCTCCCAGAAGGGCCCCATATTTTGAAATGTCGTCGACCAACGGTCGGCGTCAAATAATCCTTCGAGCATTTGATTCCTTCCTTGGACGATGCGCCTATACAAGACCCCAGGTCTTGACCTCTTGGTCGAGCCAGCCGTCGGCCAGGCGATCGCAAATCACCTGATCGACCACGGCCGAAAGGTCACAGCCCTTCTTGGTCGCCACGCCGTAGCCCTGCTCGCCAAACTTGACCTCGGGCTGCAGCAGCTCAACGGTCTCGTTCATGTAACCGGCCAGCGTGGAGCGGTCCATGGCAAAGACGTCGATATTGCCGGCGTCGAGCGAGCTCTTGATGATGGGATAGCCGCTAAAGGCCCTAAACTCTGGCTTGCAGCTAAAGCCGTTGTCCTTGATCATCTGCTCGATCAGGCCCTGCGTGGTAGCACCCTGGCTCACGCCGATGACCTTGCCGTCCAGATCCTCAATCGAGGTAAAGCCCGAACGCTTCTTGACCATGAGCCCCACGTAGTCGGTGCGGTACGGCGTCGAGAAATCCCAGCTCTTCTTGCGCTCGTCGGTGATGGTGTAGGTCGCCGCGACCACGTCAAGCTGGCCGTTATCGATCAGCGGGCCGCGCGTCTTGGGTGTTACGTCGTTAAACTCGACAAGCTCCTGGGCACGGGCCTCCTTGTAGCTCACGCCAAAGACGGCAGCGGCGATCTGGTAGCACAAATCGACTTCCATGCCCTCAAAGCGACCCTTGGCGGTGTCGTAATAGCCGTAGCCGGGAACATCCTTCTTAACGCCGGCATTCAGATGTCCACGCGACTTGATGGCCGCAAGCTTAGAGCCCTTGTCGGAGCCCTCGCCGCTGGTGGAGTTGCCGCAACCGGTAAGCGCGGTCCCCGTCAGCGCAAGCATGCCGGCGCCCGCCAGCCGCAAAAAGTGACGGCGCGACACGGCCGCCCTCGTCATATCCGTCATGTCCATCACCGCGCCTAGTGCAGAATCTTGGACAGGAACTCGCGGCAGCGCGGGTTCTCGGGGTTATCGAAGAAGTGCTCGGGCGTGCCCTCCTCCAGAATGCGGCCGTCCTCCATAAAGATGACGCGGTCGGCCACCTGACGCGCAAAACCCATCTCGTGCGTCACGCAGATCATGGTGATGTCCTCCTGCGCGAGCTCAATCATAACGTCCAGAACCTCCTGGACCATCTCGGGGTCGAGCGCCGAGGTCGGCTCGTCAAACAGGATGATGGGCTGCTTGGTGCACAGGGCACGGGCGATGGCGATGCGCTGCTGCTGACCACCCGAGAGATTCTGCGGATACTCGCCGGCCTTATGTGCCATGCCGACGCGCTTGAGCGCAGCGATGGCGATCTCGGTCGCCTCCTCCTTGCTCTTCTTTTGCAGTTTGATGGGCGCGAGCGTCAGGTTGCCCAGCACCGTCATGTTGGGATACAGGTTGAACTGCTGAAACACCATGGAACTATACTTGCGAGCCATCTCCAGGTGATTCTTTTTGGTGAGCGGCGTACCGTCGATGACAACCTCGCCCGACGTGGGCTCCTCCAGATAATCGACGCAACGGATGAGCGTCGATTTACCCGAGCCGGAAGGCCCGATCATTACGAGCTTCTCGCCACGTTTGACGGTGAGGTTGATATCTTTGAGCACATGCAGGTCGCCAAAGTACTTGTTGAGATGCTTGATCTCGATCATGTCTGCCATGAATGTCCCTTCCCTGCGTTTACATGAGTTGAACTATTGTACGGAAAGAACCACGTTTCCGCAGCCCACACTACATTCCCGTAAAGAACCCGCAACCTTCCACCCACTCATTGGGGACAGACTTAAATGAGTACCTGCTCATTGGGCACTCATTTAAGCCTGTCCCCAATGAGTGCCCAGCCCAGCAAAAAGGGGCGCGACCATGACGGCCACGCCCCCTCAGCCTCAACTGTGTGCCACTCGGCCCCTACGCGAGGCGGGCTCCGACGATCTTTGCTGCGGCCGGCTTATCGAAGTTGCCGCCGGTGGCCTTGCCCAGGGCACCCAT includes:
- the glmU gene encoding bifunctional UDP-N-acetylglucosamine diphosphorylase/glucosamine-1-phosphate N-acetyltransferase GlmU, giving the protein MDATAIILAAGEGTRMKSNHCKVSHKILGKPMVQWIVDATIKAGCSRVVVVIGSHADEMRALIDGAYANSATKVECVEQTERLGTGHAVKVALEACGITQGPVVVLNGDLPLITADTVAKFAQTVATGELACTVMTMTPPDPFGYGRIKLGADGQIERIIEQKDCTPEQAATLLECNAGCYAFDGAQLAAHIDEIGNDNAQSEYYLPDMLEILKGHGQAVSIFHCDDYRDGLGVNSRIQLAQLTAIARDRINEHWMAEGVTFIDPTQAWIGPDATIGRDTVVWPQTHLIGHVTVGEECQLGPNSRLTDTTVGSGCIIDETIAIEAVIENGVDCGPRAYLRPGTHMLDGSKAGTHVEIKKSTIGEGSKVPHLSYIGDTTMGSGVNVGAGSITCNYDGVHKHKTVIGKDAFIGSDTMMVAPAQIGDGALVAAGSVITEPVPADALGLGRARQVNIEGWAADYRRRLHEDDEV
- a CDS encoding ribose-phosphate pyrophosphokinase, with translation MPINDPEKSENMRKSIRVYSGSSNRPLAQKIAEFLGVELSGLTLKQFANGEIYARYDETVRGADVFLIQSVAGGNVNDMLMELLIATDAAKRASARSITAVITHYGYARQDRKAGPREPITARLVANLLERAGVNRIITLDLHQGQIQGFFDIPVNHLSALPLFGQYYNDMHFDTDNLVVVSPDVGRAKAAKKLSDMLGCDLAIAHKGRPRHNAAEVMGIIGDIKGKTCIINDDMIDTAGTLCANVKELKAMGAGDIYVCATHGIFSGPAIERLNDAPIVECLVTDAIPVEVGGKIKTISVAEEFAQAISAVYHEEPVSTLVGGDFAL
- the pth gene encoding aminoacyl-tRNA hydrolase, with amino-acid sequence MAAAQPLKIRMVAGLGNPGDEYAETRHNAGFKAIDELARQAGVTYWKNQAGAEVALININDAEEEGGKRQIVLVKPQSYMNTSGGPISKLCREYKIKAEELLVIHDELDIPAGDVRVKVGGGHAGHNGLRSIIDKMGSRDFSRIRTGIGNPPGKMAVADYVLKQLRAREAEDFQDTCARAADAAGLAIVHGVIYARDHVNGAASANGKH
- a CDS encoding sulfide/dihydroorotate dehydrogenase-like FAD/NAD-binding protein, which produces MYKILEKTQFSEKVFKFRIEAPAIAKHAHAGQFLMVRANETGERVPFTLAGWNGDEGWVEFIFMVIGKTTEMLSTYEAGESLRDVVGPLGVPTEMAEGPCAVIGGGVGLAIAFPVAKHLVETGHEVHAIMGARTKDLLLMEDQFRELLDEDHIHITTDDGSYGEQGVVTAPLERLLQDKAVSQVFCVGPVPMMKFSTLTAQKYDTPITASLNPIMVDGTGMCGCCRVEVGGVTKFACVDGPDFDATLVDWDDLRARQAAYRSEEGESLKAYEEKSCACH
- the gltA gene encoding NADPH-dependent glutamate synthase → MPLVNGRFVADMKSPRTPDNEEPAAERACDFRPVDKGFTEEMALAEAERCLNCKKPFCVEGCPVNINIPRFIEQIRAKDFGGALDTIREDSMLPAICGRVCPQENQCEGKCIRGKKSEPVAIGQLERFLGDRPELASTPKMAPKNGKKVAVVGSGPSGITCAGELARNGFDVTVFEAFFTGGGVLVYGIPEFRLPKAVVKREIDGLEDMGVKFEYNSVVGNMATAEELFEQGFDAIYVATGAGLPKFLNVPGENLPNVFFANEYLTRVNLMKANKFPEYDTPTKHGKNVVVFGGGNVAMDAVRTAKRLGAEHAIIAYRRTEDEMPCRRAELHHAKAEGVEVLPLVSPLEFVAGEDGSVCAVKVQKMELGEPDESGRRRPVPIEGAIEEIPCDVAISAIGTNANPFAKKIGGKMELNKWGYIVADEETGQTTDPRIWAGGDIVTGAATVILAMGAGKKAAASITKSLLGE
- a CDS encoding cytidylate kinase-like family protein, whose amino-acid sequence is MSDLENKKNPVVITIARDFGAEGHEIGRILADELGIPLYDNELLVRASLRAGESLDKMAAYDERLAVENMAFLPDRYDARSYSDKLFQKMSQVILDLGETESCIIEGRLSDYLLRNNPNHIAVLVTAPFEDRVEIVRKKRGLNKKKGAKLVKQQQKAREAFYKRYSAGKWKMTSGKDIVVNRAKLGREGCKDVIAAAYRYKVAQLED
- a CDS encoding amino acid ABC transporter permease gives rise to the protein MEIFNATNLLYIWGGFVKTIEISALSIFFSLIFGTVLALVKSYAPRPFRILVSAYIELFRCTPNLLWILFIYFTVQGLDIVISTIAFTLFTSAVMAEIVRGGLNSIPRGQFEAAQSQGFGFFATMRYIILPQTFKTIIPALFSQCTTVIKDSSYLSGINVAELMYTANVVMAHAIDLSQVLMLYGLVFAMYFVLNFGISLLVRAYQRRIVAA
- a CDS encoding amino acid ABC transporter permease, with the protein product MLEGLFDADRWSTTFQNMGPFWEGFGVTLQVVVAGLLLSLVLGTLLGVFSTTRSRVLRAISRVYVEFYQNTPLPVQVLFMYMAGPQFLQAITGADQPVRIAPFVLGFLGVGLYHAAYISEVIRTGIEAVPRGQMEAAQSQGFTRAQAYWYIVLPQTFKIILPPLCNQALNLVKNTSVLALVAGGDLMYRSDNFVSLYGYLQGYIVCCLMYFIICFPLAILVQWLERRSKERPRGVSLAELGLDNVEEA
- a CDS encoding transporter substrate-binding domain-containing protein: MTDMTRAAVSRRHFLRLAGAGMLALTGTALTGCGNSTSGEGSDKGSKLAAIKSRGHLNAGVKKDVPGYGYYDTAKGRFEGMEVDLCYQIAAAVFGVSYKEARAQELVEFNDVTPKTRGPLIDNGQLDVVAATYTITDERKKSWDFSTPYRTDYVGLMVKKRSGFTSIEDLDGKVIGVSQGATTQGLIEQMIKDNGFSCKPEFRAFSGYPIIKSSLDAGNIDVFAMDRSTLAGYMNETVELLQPEVKFGEQGYGVATKKGCDLSAVVDQVICDRLADGWLDQEVKTWGLV
- a CDS encoding amino acid ABC transporter ATP-binding protein, coding for MADMIEIKHLNKYFGDLHVLKDINLTVKRGEKLVMIGPSGSGKSTLIRCVDYLEEPTSGEVVIDGTPLTKKNHLEMARKYSSMVFQQFNLYPNMTVLGNLTLAPIKLQKKSKEEATEIAIAALKRVGMAHKAGEYPQNLSGGQQQRIAIARALCTKQPIILFDEPTSALDPEMVQEVLDVMIELAQEDITMICVTHEMGFARQVADRVIFMEDGRILEEGTPEHFFDNPENPRCREFLSKILH